Proteins encoded within one genomic window of Mya arenaria isolate MELC-2E11 chromosome 13, ASM2691426v1:
- the LOC128215587 gene encoding histone acetyltransferase KAT6B-like — translation MVWTVTIILENLYKMASSRWVDHESARTWILSIIDQLRQRKARPDLERICHFVERKHGLDRKDAEAHLEKLVDDGTVIKVVYKRGTSYRNATKAKKRAYVSNVLNSKGASQRINEAINALLDKRRYHSLDTESTHSSNGGENVDEKENESSAKWTENDGVSSTDIELWIASKHGDIGPYPIHWLLQREVDAGNVTLLKNGNFLLRTESDSPDSPEAEEDVTPQPPPPAVVSKRGRPPKRKHDNMVRSFSWAGTGSGGGGKMAAIAGVEPESAPVPEMPPHLCDFCQQTSENNKRGEREELLFCKDCNAKAHPSCMNYSPELAARARNTDWQCIDCKVCCLCTDPDDPDLMLFCDACDKGYHMQCHVPEVVDKPQGKWVCNDCVMDGVQIDDVEENVFTNVVDSTMKTDSESLASARNGDRASEEAEEAYPDAASWDTDDVARFFRGKGFPDQADSFKEQEIDGQSLLLLKRSDVLQGLSLKLGPALKIYKHVMKLQTTGISNT, via the exons ATGGTATGGACGGTGACTATAATTTTGgaaaacttgtataaaatggcTTCTTCTCGTTGGGTTGATCATGAAAGCGCTCGGACGTGGATATTATCGATAATTGATCAACTACGTCAGAGGAAAGCTAGACCTGATTTGGAGcgtatttgtcattttgtggAGAGAAAACATGGGTTAGATCGTAAGGATGCGGAAGCGCATTTAGAAAAACTTGTAGACGACGGAACTGTGATTAAAGTTGTATATAAACGTGGAACAAGCTACAGAAACGCCACAAAGGCCAAGAAACGAGCTTATGTGTCAAATGTGCTAAATTCTAAAGGGGCTAGTCAACGAATAAATGAAGCGATCAATGCGCTCCTAGACAAAAGACGCTATCACAGTTTGGATACCGAAAGTACACACAGTAGCAATGGGGGCGAAAATGTGGACGAAAAGGAAAATGAAAGCTCTGCAAAATGGACAGAGAATGACGGCGTGAGCTCCACGGATATTGAGCTGTGGATAGCATCTAAACATGGGGACATTGGGCCCTACCCGATTCACTGGTTGTTGCAGCGGGAGGTGGATGCAGGAAACGTTACACTACTTAAAAACGGCAACTTCCTGCTAAGAACGGAATCGGATTCCCCGGACTCCCCGGAAGCTGAAGAGGACGTTACGCCGCAGCCGCCTCCGCCGGCTGTCGTGTCCAAACGGGGTCGGCCCCCTAAACGGAAA CACGATAACATGGTTCGCAGCTTCAGCTGGGCGGGAACCGGAAGTGGCGGCGGCGGCAAAATGGCGGCGATTGCGGGTGTGGAACCGGAGAGCGCCCCGGTACCGGAAATGCCCCCGCATCTGTGCGATTTCTGCCAGCAGACGTCCGAAAACAACAAACGTGGGGAGCGCGAAGAGCTGCTCTTTTGTAAAGACTGTAACGCGAAAG cgCACCCATCTTGTATGAACTACTCACCGGAACTGGCGGCTCGGGCTCGGAACACTGACTGGCAGTGTATTGACTGTAAAGTTTGCTGTTTATGCACGGATCCCGACGACCCG GACCtgatgttgttttgtgacgCGTGTGACAAGGGTTACCACATGCAGTGTCACGTGCCGGAAGTCGTGGACAAGCCGCAAG GGAAGTGGGTCTGTAACGACTGTGTTATGGATGGCGTTCAGATCGATGACGTCGAGGAAAACGTCTTTACAAACGTCGTGGATAGCACCATGAAAACGGACTCCG AATCTCTCGCAAGTGCTCGGAACGGTGATCG GGCGTCTGAGGAAGCGGAAGAGGCGTATCCTGACGCCGCCAGCTGGGATACTGATGACGTAGCCAGGTTCTTCCGGGGAAAGGGATTTCCCGATCAGGCCGACTCGTTCAAAGAACAG GAGATTGACGGTCAATCACTACTGCTGCTCAAGAGATCTGACGTTCTACAAGGGCTGTCACTCAAACTTGGCCCCGCCCTCAAGATCTACAAACACGTGATGAAACTCCAGACCACGGGAATCTCGAACACGTGA